A stretch of DNA from Streptomyces venezuelae:
CCGGTCGCGCCACGGGCGGCGGCGTACGAGGTGGTGGCCCGGGTGCTGCCCGGGGTGGATCTCGCCGCCCTGTCCTTCGAGCCCTCCCCGGACCACGGGTCCCGCTGGGTGGTCCCCTTCTGGTGGAAGGGCTACGGCCTGGCGGTCTCCCCGCAGGTGTTCGGGGCCCGGCACGGCCGGCTGTGCCGGCGCACCGAGGTCGTACCGCACGCGAAGGTGCAGAGCGTCCGGCTGCTCCAGGGGCCCTGGGAGCGGGCCCGCGGGGTGGCCGACGTCTGCGTGGAGACCGGGGCCAACGGCACGGTGACGGCCCGGCTGCGCCCGGCCGCGGAGGCCGCGGCCCTGCTGTGGGCGCAGGCGGACCGTTCCCGCACGGGCCGGGTGACGGCCCGCCCGGACCGCTGGATGACCTGAGCCGGGGGCGGTCGGCCGGGGGCGCTACGCCCGGGGCGGTTACCCCGCGCCGCCGCCGCCCGCGCGGACCATGCCCGTCTCGTACGCCAGGACCACCACCTGCACCCGGTCCCGCAGCCCCAGCTTCGTCAGGATGCGGCCCACATGCGTTTTGACGGTGGCCTCCGACAGGACCAGCCGGGCTGCGATCTCGCCGTTCGACAGGCCCTGCGCCACCAGCAGCATGACCTCGCGCTCCCGGTCCGTCAGCCGCTCCAGCTCCTTGTTCTGCGGCTCGGCCGTGGTCGTCGGCAGCATCGGGGCGAAACGGTCCAGCAGGCGCCGGGTGGTGGACGGGGCCACCACCGCATCACCGCTGTGCACGCTGCGGATCGCCGCCAGCAGCTCGGCCGGCGGCACGTCCTTCAGCATGAAACCGCTCGCGCCCGCCTTCAGACCGGAGAACGCGTACTCGTCCAGGTCGAAGGTGGTCAGGATGATCACCTTCGGGTGCTCCTCCGGCAGACAGATCCGCCGGGTCGCCTCCACCCCGTCGAGCCTGGGCATCCGGACGTCCATCAGCACCACGTCGACCTTGGTCGCCCGCAGTACCTCGATGGCCTCCAGGCCGTCGCCCGCCTCCGCGACGACCTCCATGTCCGGCTGGGCGGCGAGCACCATCCGGAACCCCGTGCGCAGCAGCACCTGATCGTCGACCAGCATCACTCGGATGGACATGCGTTGACTCGCCCTCATTCTTCTCAGTGTTGCTGCTTCTTCAGTGGCAGCAGCGCGCTGATCCGGAAGCCGCCGCCCGGCCGCGGGCCCGCGTCCAGGGTCCCGCCGACCATACCGACCCGTTCGCGCATGCCGATCAGCCCGTGCCCGGCGCCGTCGGCGCCGCCGTCCTCGTACAACTCGTGGGCCGCGCCCCGGCCGTCGTCCTCGACCAGCAGGCCGAGCCCGTCGTCGAAGTACACCAGCCGGACGCTGGCCCGGGCGTCCGGGCCGCCGTGCTTGCGCGTATTGGTCAGCGCCTCCTGCACGATCCGGTACGCCGTCAGCTCCACCCCGCTGGGCAGCTGCCGCGGTGCCCCCTCGACCGCGAAGTCCACCGTCAGCCCGGCCGCCCGCACCTGCTCGACCAGGACCTCGATCTGTTCCACGTCCGGCTGCGGCACATAGTCCTCGGACTCCTGGGGTTCGCCGGTGCGCAGCACGCCCAGCAGCCGGCGCATCTCGGCGAGGGCCTGGCGGCCGGTGCCGGAGATGGTCTGGAGGGCCTCCTTGGCCAGCTCGGGGGAGGCGTCCATGACATAGGCGGCGCCGTCCGCCTGCACCACCATCACCGACACGTTGTGCGCGACCACGTCGTGCAGCTCGCGGGCGATCCGGGCGCGCTCGGCGGCCACCGCCACCTGGGCCTGGGCCGCGCGCTCGTTTTCCAGCCGCTGGTTCCGCTCGACCAGCTGGGCGTAGTAGGCGCGGCGGGTGCGGACGGAGTCGCCGAGCACCCAGGACAGCGCGAACATCACCATCAGCATGACGATGGTGAAGATTTTTTCGCCGTGGGAGGAGTTGCTTCCGGTCAGCCCCCAGCGCAGCTGGGCCAGCACCGGGGCGGCGAGCCCCATCCCGAGGGCGGTGCGGGAGACCCAGCGGGGGACGTCGGCGGCGGCGACGGTGTAGATCACGATGAGCATCGCGAAGTTCGCGGGGTTCGGCAGGGAGCCGGTGAGCAGCTGGTACGCGCCGGTGCCGGCGGTGACCCAGAGCATCGGCACGGTCCACTTGCGGCGCAGGGCGACGGCGGCGGACAGCGCGATGACGGTGGGCAGGGCGGTCAGCCGCTCGCCCGTCGAGTCGTAGCCCCCGGCGACCTGCAGCATTCCGAGACCGAAGAGGACGACAGCCCAGAAGCTGTCGACGCCCGTCGGGTGTCTGCGGAGGAAGTCGTAGAGGCGTTGCACGTAACCCAGAGTAGGGAAAGGAGATAGGTGCTGGAGTCAACCACAGGTGCGATCCGTGGGACGGGGGAGTACTCCGCAAGGTGGAGGGCGAGCATAACCTTCGTGGGATGAGCACTGAGGGCACTGAGGGCACTGCGGGCACGGGTACTGAGGGACAGCCGTCGGCCGGGTGGCGGGCCGCCATGGAATCGGCGCTGTACGGGCCGGACGGGTTCTACGTGCGTGCGGGCGACGGCAGCGGGCCGGCCGGGCACTTCCGCACCTCCGTGCACGCGTCCCCGCTGTACGCCGGGGCGGTGGCGCGGCTGCTGCTCCGGGTCGACGAGCAGCTGGGCCGGCCCGCGGTGCTGGACCTGGTGGACATGGGCGCGGGCCGGGCGGAGCTGCTGACCGGGGTCCTCGCGGCGCTGCCGGCGGAGGTGGCCGGGCGGGTGCGGGCGTACGCGGTGGAGCGCGCGGCCCGGCCCGAGGGGCTGGACCCGCGGATCCGGTGGGTCCCCGAACCCCCCGCGGGAGCGGTGGGCCTGCTCTTCGCGAACGAGTGGCTGGACAACGTACCGCTGGACGTGGCGGAGGACGGCCGGTACGTGCTGGTCGGCCGGGACGGTACGGAGACCCCCGGCGGCCCGGTCACGGCCGCCGACCGGGACTGGCTGGACCGCTGGTGGCCGGGCCCGGGCCGGGCGGAGATCGGCCGTACGCGGGACGAGGCCTGGGCCGCGGCGGTGTGCTCCCTGGCCCGGGGCCTGGCGGTGGCGGTGGACTACGCGCACACCGCCGGCGCCAGGCCGGCCTGGGGCACGCTGACCGGCTTCCGCGCCGGCCGGGAGGTCCGGCCGGTCCCGGACGGCAGCTGCGATGTGACGGCCCATGTGGCGCTGGACGCCTGCGCCGCCGCCGGCTCGGCGGCCTTGCGGAAGCGCCCTTCGGGCGCCCCCGCGGCGGCCGGGCCCGTGCCGGGAGCCTCCGGTTCGGGCGTCCCCGTGCCGGGCGGCCCCGCGGCGGGCGTCTCCGCCGTGGACGGCGTCGCGTCCGGCGCGCCCGTGCTGCTGACCCAGCGCGAGGCCCTTGCCGCGCTCGGGGTTTCCGGCGCGCGTCCGCCGCTCGCCCTGGCCTCCGCCGACCCGGCGGCGTACGTCCGGGCCCTCGCCTCGGCCGGCGAGGCGGCCGAGCTCACCGCCCGGGGCGGGCTGGGGGACTTCCTCTGGCTCGCCCAGCCGGTCGGCCTCGCGGCGGCCTGGCCGTAGGGGCCTTCTCCCCGCCCCGCCCCTTCCCGTTACCGGGGCTCCGCCCCGGACCCGGTCCGGGGTCCGTCCGTCGTTCCCGGTCCACGGGCCGGTGGGGGCCGGCCGCGCAGTTCCCCGCGCCCCGCGCCCCTGGCACCCGCACCCTTCGGGAACATGAGGCGGCCCCCGCCGCAGGGGAGCAGGCGGGGGCCGCGTCGGTGGGGCGGGAGGTTACCGGGCTACTGCGTGACGTGGTCGTGGCCCTCGTGCAGGCCACCGCCACCGCCCGCCGACCCGTCGGTCGGCTGCGAGACCACCGGCTTCGACAGCGGAGCCAGGTCGAACGCGTAGTGGCCCACCGCGTCCGCGATGACGTCCACGTTGATGTCCAGCGCCTTCTGGTCGATGTTCGTGATGTCGTCGCCCTCGCCGTGGTAGTTCACGTCGTACGCGACACCCGCCTGGCCGCCGAACTTCGCGGCCTGAGCCTCCGTCTTGATGCCCTCCGCGCCGGTGAAGGTACCGCCCGACGGGATGCCCACCTCGATGAACGGCCCGTAGTCGGAGCGGCCGGAGAAGTCCGTGCCCTCGTGCGGGATCTTCTTCGAGTCGAGGAAGTCGGTGATGCCCTTCTCGATCTGCGCCGAGCCCTCCGGGCCGGGACCCGCGCCGACGCCGTCCGAGTCGTCACCGTCGTAGACGAAGTACGCCGCGTTCGGCGAGGCGATCATGTCGAAGTTCAGGTAGAGCTTGATCTGCTTCTTCTGCTCGTCCGTCAGCGAGGCGACGTACGCCTCCGATCCGAGCAGTCCGAACTCCTCGGCCGACCACCAGGCGAACTTGACCTTGTTCTTGATCTTGCCCTGGCTGGGTGCGAGGCGCTGTGCGACCTGCAGGATGCCCGCCGAGCCCGACCCGTTGTCGTTGATGCCGGGACCGTCCGCCACCGAGTCCAGGTGGGCGCCGAGGAACACCGTGTTGTTCGCGTCGCCGCCGCGGGTCTCCGCGACCACGTTGTACGTCTTGCGGTTCTCCCGCAGCTCACGGATGTCCAGGGTCACCTCGACCGGTCCGGCCGTGGCCTCGGCGGCCAGCTTCTCGCCCTCGGCCAGGGTGATGCCGCCGGTGGGCACCTTGCCCAGGGCCGGGTCGCCGATGGTCCCGTTGAGGGCTCCCTCGGTGTTGTTGTAGATGACCGCGCCGACGGCACCGGCCGCAGCCGCGTTCGTCTGCTTCGCCTCGAAGGTGCAGCCGCCCCGCTTGATCAGGGCGATCTTGCCGGTGAAGGCGCCGGCCGCGAAGTCGCCGGGCTGGCAGCCGTTGCTGCCGTCGGCGTCCACGGGGGCGACGGCGACCTGAGCGGTCACGCCGTCCTCCGGGCCGCTCGCCGTGTAGGTCATCAGCTTGATCGGGACGTCCCGTCCGGCCGATCCGTTCACGGTCAGCTTCTCCGCGAGCGTCTCCACGTACACGAAGTCGAACTCGTGGCGGGTGACCTTGTAGCCGGAAGCCCGCATCACGGCCTCGACGTACTTCGCCGACTGCTCGTGGCCCTTCGAACCGGCGACCCGGGTGCCGTTGTTGTAGTCGGCGATGGCCTGGAACACCTTGAGGTGGTTGTTGGCTCCCTTGCCGGTCGCCTCCTTCACCAGCTTCTTCGCCAGGGCGTCGCCGCGGGCGGCGTCACTCTGCGGGCTGGTGGCGGCGGCCGGTCCGGCGAGCAGCAGGGGGGAGACGAGGGCGGCGGCAGCCAGCGTGGCGGTGGCTACGGCTATACGGCGTGAGGGCATGGAGGTCCTTTCACGACAGGCAGGCAGTCTGCGGACATGCAGGAGCGGCAGCGCACTGTGTGGGGGGAGTGGTGGACGCACGTTAGACACCAAGGCGCCACTCTGACCAGAGTTTTCGCTGATTCCGGTTTATGAATTCCGTATATCGGTACGATGTCGTCGTATCGACACGGCCGTTCGCAGCGGCGGGGGGACCGGCAGGGGGACCGGCGGAGCTAGCGGAGTATGCCCTCGATGAAGTCCGAGCCGATCCGCGCAACTATGGACAGATCCAACTGGTGCTGGGCATAACGCCCCTGACGGCGGGTGTGCAGCAGCCCGGCCTTCTTCAGCACGGCCAGGTGCCGGGACACCTCCGGCGGGGTGATCCCATGGACGTTCGCCAGCTCGCTCGTCGTGTACGAGGCCCGGGCCAGGCTCCGGCACAGCATCATCCGCATCGGATGGGCCAGGGCCTCCATCCGCCGTTGCAGCAGCTCCACCGAGCCCGGCGCGGTGGCCAGTTCGGGGGAGCCGAGCGGGTAGTGCACCACCGGGCGCCAGCCGGGTGCGTGCAGCACCAGCAGATGCGGCCAGCCGAAGTGTGTGGGGACGAAGACCAGTCCGGCGCCGACGGCCGGATCGGTGGCGGTGGTCGACCCGTTGACCAGTTTGTCCGCGGTGATCCTGGTACCCGCCTCGTCCACGCTGAGCGCCGCCGAGACCTCCTTCAGCACCGCCGGCAGCCCCTTGCGGCGCAGCACCTGCGTCTTGTGCCGGACGTCGGCGGTCTGCTGCGGCTCGATCCGCCGCCACATCTCCGCGAAGAAGGCCGCCTCGCACTCCTCGATCAGGCGGCGCAGCCAGGCCCGCACGGCCGCGGTGTCGTCCAGCAGCCGGGTGGAGAACTCCAGCCGGCCGGGGCCGAGGGCGGCAGCCGCCTCCAGGGCCCTGGCGCGGGCGCCGGCATCCGTCAGCGGCGAGGGCCCGATGCCCTCGTTGTAGTGCACCGGCCAGGAGTGCTCCAGGGCGGCCGTCACGAACGTCTCGTCGTCCAGCCGGTCGAGTACGTCGAGCTCCTCGGCCAGCGTCGCCGCGGGCAGCCCGGTGCCGTCCGGGATCCTGGCGAAGGCCATGAAGATGTCGGCGAAGGAGCTCCGCCACAGGAAATCGCACTCCAGCAGCCGGTCCGCGAGGCACGGGTCGAGCGCGGCGGCGGTGGCGGCGGTCCAGGAGGCGAGCCCGGGGTGGTGGGCGGGCTGGGAGAGCGCGTGCAGGGCCATGCAGAGCTCCGCGAGCGGCGAGGGCGCGAAGGCGATCCGCTCCGCCGGGAGCCCGGCAATGTCGATGGTGACGCTCATTGCGCCATTCTGCCGGGGCCCGCGAGCCGGGCTCTTCCCGTCAGGGCCATCTGCGGGGCGGCCATCCGGGGCCGCGGTCGGCCCGCCCGTCGATTGACGGGGGCCGTCAACCGACGGGCGGGGGGTACGGGCCGGGTCCAGGGTGGATACATGACCGCGATCGAGCAGTACCTCATCGACACCTACCGGGCCGCCCAGCACGGCGATCCGCTGCCGCCGCCACCGGGCCGCGAGGACCTCGCGGTGCTGCGGCGGGCCCGCTCCTACGCACAGTGCCGCGCGGTGCTGGACGGCCGCCCGGCGGCCCACCCCTGGCGCGCCGCGCTGCACCGCCTGCGGCTGCACCGACCCTGACCCCGACCCGCCTCCGAGGCGGCGCCGACAGCCGGGCCGTGCGGCTACAGCCGGGCCGTGAACTCCGCCACGGCCGCCCGTACGTCCTCCGCCGTCCACGACAGCCCCGGCTCCGTCACCGTCACCTCGGTCACCGCCAGCCCCGGCGGACCGTCCGGCGACCACACCCGGAACAGCGCCGTGCCCGTCTCCTCCGCCTGCCGCACCGACGCCTCGGTCAGCCGGTCCGCGTCATAGGGCAGCCACACCTGGAACTGGTGGGTGTGCGGGACCTCCGGGTGCACCCTGAACCACGGCACCCCGGCCTCCGCGAACCCCGCCCCCAGCGCCTCCGCGACCCTGCGGGCCTGCGCCACGTACGACGGCAGCCTCGGCAGCTCCCGGTCCAGCCCGGCCAGCGCCGCCAGCGCCTGCGGGAACTGCTGGAAGATCTGCCCGCCGTACCGGTGCCGCCACACCCGGGTCTCCGCCACGAAGTCCCGCGGCCCGGCCAGCGCGGCTCCGCTCAGCCCGCCCAGCGACTTGTAGAAGGACACGTAGACGCTGTCCGCGAGCCCGGCGATCTCCGACAGGGGTCGCCCGAAGTGCACGGTGGTCTCCCACAGCCGCGCGCCGTCGAAGTGGACCACCGCCTCCCGCTCCCGGGCGGCCTCCACCAGCTCCTCCAGCTCCTCCCACGAGGGCAGCAGGAACCCCGCGTCCCGCAGCGGCAGCTCCACCATCAGCGTCCCGAAGGGCTCCGGGAGGTCCCGCACCTCCTCCGCCGTCGGCTGCCGCCGGCTGCGCGTCGGATGGGTGGTCCGCAGCCCCGACACCGCCGACAGCGCCCCGCCCTCCCACATCTCCGGATGGCTGAGCGGGTGCAGCGCCACCAGCGGGTTCCCGGTCCGGCCCGCCCAGCAGCGCAGGGCCACCTGCTGGGCCATCGTGCCGGACGGGAAGAACGCCGCGTCCTGGGTGCCCAGCAGCTCCGCCACCCGCCGCTCCAGGTCCGCGACCACCCCGTCGCCGTACAGGTCCACCGGCTGGTCCGGGTCGTAGTCCAGCCCGGTCAGCCGCTCCAGCAGCTCCCCGAGTCCGGGCTCGCGCACGCTCCGGCTCAGCGACCGCCGGGCCTTGCGCCAGGCCGCGGTCCACCGCTCCTGCTTGTTCGTGTCCTCGTCGCTCATGCCGCCGATCATCACTCGCCGGCGGCGCCGGGGGCGTGCCCTTTTCCCACCGAGGCCGCCGGGCCGCCCCGCCCGGGCCCCGCCCGCACCCCGCCCGCCCCGCCACGACAGGGGCCGCGCACACCCCAGGGGCTAGCATGGCGACGTATCGTCCGGTACCCCTCGCGGACTGGAACGGAAGGCCCTCCCCGCGTGAACGCAACACAGCAGGCCCGCCCTGCCCGGCTCACCGTCGGTGTCGTCGGCGCCGGCCGCGTCGGCCCCGCGCTGGCACGTGCCCTGCAACTGGCCGGACACCGGCCCGTCGCCGTGTCCGGAGTCTCCGACGCCTCCGTGCGCCGGGCCGCGGAGATGCTGCCCGGCGTACCGCTCGTACCGGCCGCCCAGGTGCTCGAACTGGCGGACCTGGTGCTCCTCACCGTCCCCGACGACGCACTGCCGCCGCTGGTGGCGGGCCTCGCCGAAACCGGCGCGGTCCGGCCCGGCCAGCTGCTCGTCCACACCTCCGGCCGGTACGGGACGGCCGTACTCGACCCCGCCCGCAGGGCCGGCGCCCTGCCACTGGCCCTGCACCCCGCGATGACCTTCACCGGGACCACGGTCGACGTGGACCGGCTGGCCGGCTGCTCCTTCGGGGTCACCGCCCCCGACGAGCTGCGGCTCGCCGCCGAGGCGCTGGTGATCGAGATGGGCGGGGAGCCCGAATGGATCGCGGAAGCCTCCCGCCCGCTCTACCACGCCGCCCTCGCGCTCGGCGCGAACCACCTGGTCACCCTGGTCGCCCAGGCCATGGAACTGCTCCGCACCGCCGGGGTCGAGCACCCCGACCGGATGCTCGGCCCGCTGCTCGGCGCAGCCCTCGACAACGCCCTGCGGTCCGGGGACGCCGCCCTGACCGGGCCGGTGGCCCGCGGTGATGCCGGGACCGTCGCCGCCCATGTCGCGGAACTGCGCAAGTTCGCCCCCGGCACCGTCGCCGGGTACCTCGCGATGGCTCGTACCACCGCCGACCGCGCCCTCGCCCAGGGCCTGCTCAAGCCCGAACTCGCCGAGGACCTGCTCGACGTCCTGGCGGACACCGCAGCGGACCGGCCGGACGGACCGGACGGGCCCGATGCCCCGCCCGGTACCGGCGGATCCCGAGGAGGGGACGGACGATGACCACCAAGCTGATCGGCACCGGCGAGGAGCTCCACACCCTGCCCCGGCACGGCCGCCGCGCCGTCGTGATGACCATGGGCGCCCTCCACGAGGGCCACGCCACCCTGGTCCGCGCCGCCCGAGAGCACGCCGGCCCCGACGGCCAGGTCGTGGTCACCGTCTTCGTCAACCCGCTCCAGTTCGGGGCCGGCGAGGACCTCGACCGCTACCCCCGCACCCTCGACGCCGACCTCCGGATCGCCGAGGACGCCGGCGCCGACGTGGTCTTCGCCCCCGCCGTCGACGAGGTCTACCCCGGCGGCTACCCGCAGGTACGGATCTCCGCCGGCCCCATGGGCACCCTGCTGGAAGGCGCCACCCGCCCCGGCCACTTCGACGGCATGCTCACCGTCGTCGCCAAGCTCCTCCACCTCACCCGCCCCGACACCGCCTTCTTCGGCCAGAAGGACGCCCAGCAACTCGCCCTGATCCGGCGCATGGTGACGGACCTCAACTTCCCCGTCGGGATCGTCGGCGTGCCCACCGTCCGGGAAACCGACGGGCTCGCCCTGTCCAGCCGCAACCGCTACCTGTCCGCCCCGGAGCGCCGTACCGCGCTGGCCCTCTCCCGGGCCCTGTTCGCCGGCCGCGACCGGCTCGCCGCACAGGCCGCGCTCGCCGCCCGCGCCGAGGCCACCGGCTCCACCGAGGCCCGGGCCACCGCCCTCGCCAAGCTCGGCGAAGCCCGCGCCTCCGCCGACGCGCACGCCGTCTCGGTGGCCGGCGCCGGACTCCCCGACGCCGTACGGGCCGCCGCCCGCGCCGTCCTCGACGACGCGGCCCGCGCCGACGTGCCCCTGGTCCTGGACTACCTCGCCCTCGTCGACCCCGCAGACTTCACCGAGATCCCGGCCGACTTCGCCGGCGAGGCCGTCCTGGCCGTCGCCGCGAAGGTCGGGACCACCCGGCTGATCGACAACATCCCATTGGAGTTCGGAGCACACGCGTGAGCACCTCGTCAGGCAGAGCCACCACCGGAGACGGCAGCGGGACCGGCATACGGCTGCACGCCCCGGCCCCCGGCTGGGCCCTCGGCGCCGACGTGGTGGTCGTCGGCTCCGGTGTCGCCGGCCTGACGGCCGCGCTGCGCTGCGCCGCCGCCGGCCGCCGTACCGTCGTGGTCACCAAGGCCCGGCTCGACGACGGATCCACCCGCTGGGCCCAGGGCGGCATCGCCGCCGCGCTCGGCGAGGGCGACACCCCCGAGCAGCACCTCGACGACACCCTGGTCGCGGGCGCCGGACTCTGCGACGAGGCCGCCGTACGCCTGCTCGTCACCGAAGGCCCCGGCGCGGTCCGCCGGCTGATCGCGACCGGCGCCGAGTTCGACCGGGACGCCGACACCGGCGAGATAGAGCTGACCCGGGAAGGCGGCCACCACCGCCGGCGCATCGCGCACGCCGGCGGCGACGCCACCGGCGCCGAGATCTCCCGGGCACTGGTCGAAGCCGTCCACGCGGCCGGCATCGAGACGGTCGAGAACGCGCTCGTCCTGGACCTGCTCCAGGACGCCGAAGGCCGCACCGCCGGAGTCACCCTGCACGTCATGGGCGAGGGCCAGCACGACGGCGTGGGCGCCGTCCACGCCCCCGCCGTGATCCTCGCGACCGGCGGCATGGGACAGGTCTTCTCCGCCACCACCAACCCGTCCGTCTCGACGGGAGACGGGGTGGCGCTGGCCCTGCGCGCCGGAGCCGAGGTCTCCGACCTGGAGTTCGTGCAGTTCCACCCGACCGTGCTGTTCCTCGGCCCGGACGCGGAAGGGCAGCAGCCGCTGGTCTCCGAGGCCGTGCGCGGCGAAGGCGCGTACCTGGTCGACGCGGACGGGGTCCGGTTCATGACCGGGCAGCACGAGCTCGCCGAGCTCGCCCCCCGCGACATCGTCGCCAAGGGCATCATGCGCCGCATGCAGGAGCAGGGCGCCCACCACATGTTCCTGGACGCCCGCCACTTCGGCCGCCAGATGTGGGAGCAGCGGTTCCCCACCATCCTCGCCGCCTGCCGTTCCCACGGCATCGACCCGGTCACCGAGCCGATCCCGGTCGCCCCCGCCGCGCACTACGCCAGCGGCGGCGTACGGACCGACCTGCGCGGACGCACCACCGTGCCCGGGCTCTACGCATGCGGCGAGGTCGCCTGCACCGGCGTCCACGGCGCCAACCGGCTCGCCTCCAACTCCCTGCTGGAAGG
This window harbors:
- the panC gene encoding pantoate--beta-alanine ligase, whose amino-acid sequence is MTTKLIGTGEELHTLPRHGRRAVVMTMGALHEGHATLVRAAREHAGPDGQVVVTVFVNPLQFGAGEDLDRYPRTLDADLRIAEDAGADVVFAPAVDEVYPGGYPQVRISAGPMGTLLEGATRPGHFDGMLTVVAKLLHLTRPDTAFFGQKDAQQLALIRRMVTDLNFPVGIVGVPTVRETDGLALSSRNRYLSAPERRTALALSRALFAGRDRLAAQAALAARAEATGSTEARATALAKLGEARASADAHAVSVAGAGLPDAVRAAARAVLDDAARADVPLVLDYLALVDPADFTEIPADFAGEAVLAVAAKVGTTRLIDNIPLEFGAHA
- a CDS encoding L-aspartate oxidase; amino-acid sequence: MSTSSGRATTGDGSGTGIRLHAPAPGWALGADVVVVGSGVAGLTAALRCAAAGRRTVVVTKARLDDGSTRWAQGGIAAALGEGDTPEQHLDDTLVAGAGLCDEAAVRLLVTEGPGAVRRLIATGAEFDRDADTGEIELTREGGHHRRRIAHAGGDATGAEISRALVEAVHAAGIETVENALVLDLLQDAEGRTAGVTLHVMGEGQHDGVGAVHAPAVILATGGMGQVFSATTNPSVSTGDGVALALRAGAEVSDLEFVQFHPTVLFLGPDAEGQQPLVSEAVRGEGAYLVDADGVRFMTGQHELAELAPRDIVAKGIMRRMQEQGAHHMFLDARHFGRQMWEQRFPTILAACRSHGIDPVTEPIPVAPAAHYASGGVRTDLRGRTTVPGLYACGEVACTGVHGANRLASNSLLEGLVFAERIAEDIVADAPASAGPGVPVPFRGPLLPAEARLDIQRIMTQGAGVLRSADSLRAAADALDSLYAAALYDLEMHGKTAEPGVDTWEATNLLCVARVLVAAARRREETRGCHWREDHPDREDTTWRRHLVVRLSRTEKRALVVTETDTADFPSVDTPLRTPVHPILSQES
- a CDS encoding sensor histidine kinase, with the translated sequence MQRLYDFLRRHPTGVDSFWAVVLFGLGMLQVAGGYDSTGERLTALPTVIALSAAVALRRKWTVPMLWVTAGTGAYQLLTGSLPNPANFAMLIVIYTVAAADVPRWVSRTALGMGLAAPVLAQLRWGLTGSNSSHGEKIFTIVMLMVMFALSWVLGDSVRTRRAYYAQLVERNQRLENERAAQAQVAVAAERARIARELHDVVAHNVSVMVVQADGAAYVMDASPELAKEALQTISGTGRQALAEMRRLLGVLRTGEPQESEDYVPQPDVEQIEVLVEQVRAAGLTVDFAVEGAPRQLPSGVELTAYRIVQEALTNTRKHGGPDARASVRLVYFDDGLGLLVEDDGRGAAHELYEDGGADGAGHGLIGMRERVGMVGGTLDAGPRPGGGFRISALLPLKKQQH
- a CDS encoding Rossmann-like and DUF2520 domain-containing protein, which encodes MNATQQARPARLTVGVVGAGRVGPALARALQLAGHRPVAVSGVSDASVRRAAEMLPGVPLVPAAQVLELADLVLLTVPDDALPPLVAGLAETGAVRPGQLLVHTSGRYGTAVLDPARRAGALPLALHPAMTFTGTTVDVDRLAGCSFGVTAPDELRLAAEALVIEMGGEPEWIAEASRPLYHAALALGANHLVTLVAQAMELLRTAGVEHPDRMLGPLLGAALDNALRSGDAALTGPVARGDAGTVAAHVAELRKFAPGTVAGYLAMARTTADRALAQGLLKPELAEDLLDVLADTAADRPDGPDGPDAPPGTGGSRGGDGR
- a CDS encoding SAM-dependent methyltransferase, producing MSTEGTEGTAGTGTEGQPSAGWRAAMESALYGPDGFYVRAGDGSGPAGHFRTSVHASPLYAGAVARLLLRVDEQLGRPAVLDLVDMGAGRAELLTGVLAALPAEVAGRVRAYAVERAARPEGLDPRIRWVPEPPAGAVGLLFANEWLDNVPLDVAEDGRYVLVGRDGTETPGGPVTAADRDWLDRWWPGPGRAEIGRTRDEAWAAAVCSLARGLAVAVDYAHTAGARPAWGTLTGFRAGREVRPVPDGSCDVTAHVALDACAAAGSAALRKRPSGAPAAAGPVPGASGSGVPVPGGPAAGVSAVDGVASGAPVLLTQREALAALGVSGARPPLALASADPAAYVRALASAGEAAELTARGGLGDFLWLAQPVGLAAAWP
- a CDS encoding M28 family metallopeptidase, whose amino-acid sequence is MPSRRIAVATATLAAAALVSPLLLAGPAAATSPQSDAARGDALAKKLVKEATGKGANNHLKVFQAIADYNNGTRVAGSKGHEQSAKYVEAVMRASGYKVTRHEFDFVYVETLAEKLTVNGSAGRDVPIKLMTYTASGPEDGVTAQVAVAPVDADGSNGCQPGDFAAGAFTGKIALIKRGGCTFEAKQTNAAAAGAVGAVIYNNTEGALNGTIGDPALGKVPTGGITLAEGEKLAAEATAGPVEVTLDIRELRENRKTYNVVAETRGGDANNTVFLGAHLDSVADGPGINDNGSGSAGILQVAQRLAPSQGKIKNKVKFAWWSAEEFGLLGSEAYVASLTDEQKKQIKLYLNFDMIASPNAAYFVYDGDDSDGVGAGPGPEGSAQIEKGITDFLDSKKIPHEGTDFSGRSDYGPFIEVGIPSGGTFTGAEGIKTEAQAAKFGGQAGVAYDVNYHGEGDDITNIDQKALDINVDVIADAVGHYAFDLAPLSKPVVSQPTDGSAGGGGGLHEGHDHVTQ
- a CDS encoding response regulator transcription factor, with amino-acid sequence MSIRVMLVDDQVLLRTGFRMVLAAQPDMEVVAEAGDGLEAIEVLRATKVDVVLMDVRMPRLDGVEATRRICLPEEHPKVIILTTFDLDEYAFSGLKAGASGFMLKDVPPAELLAAIRSVHSGDAVVAPSTTRRLLDRFAPMLPTTTAEPQNKELERLTDREREVMLLVAQGLSNGEIAARLVLSEATVKTHVGRILTKLGLRDRVQVVVLAYETGMVRAGGGGAG
- a CDS encoding threonine aldolase family protein, encoding MSDEDTNKQERWTAAWRKARRSLSRSVREPGLGELLERLTGLDYDPDQPVDLYGDGVVADLERRVAELLGTQDAAFFPSGTMAQQVALRCWAGRTGNPLVALHPLSHPEMWEGGALSAVSGLRTTHPTRSRRQPTAEEVRDLPEPFGTLMVELPLRDAGFLLPSWEELEELVEAAREREAVVHFDGARLWETTVHFGRPLSEIAGLADSVYVSFYKSLGGLSGAALAGPRDFVAETRVWRHRYGGQIFQQFPQALAALAGLDRELPRLPSYVAQARRVAEALGAGFAEAGVPWFRVHPEVPHTHQFQVWLPYDADRLTEASVRQAEETGTALFRVWSPDGPPGLAVTEVTVTEPGLSWTAEDVRAAVAEFTARL
- a CDS encoding DUF5937 family protein, with protein sequence MSVTIDIAGLPAERIAFAPSPLAELCMALHALSQPAHHPGLASWTAATAAALDPCLADRLLECDFLWRSSFADIFMAFARIPDGTGLPAATLAEELDVLDRLDDETFVTAALEHSWPVHYNEGIGPSPLTDAGARARALEAAAALGPGRLEFSTRLLDDTAAVRAWLRRLIEECEAAFFAEMWRRIEPQQTADVRHKTQVLRRKGLPAVLKEVSAALSVDEAGTRITADKLVNGSTTATDPAVGAGLVFVPTHFGWPHLLVLHAPGWRPVVHYPLGSPELATAPGSVELLQRRMEALAHPMRMMLCRSLARASYTTSELANVHGITPPEVSRHLAVLKKAGLLHTRRQGRYAQHQLDLSIVARIGSDFIEGILR